The proteins below are encoded in one region of Lonchura striata isolate bLonStr1 chromosome 1, bLonStr1.mat, whole genome shotgun sequence:
- the MAFA gene encoding transcription factor MafA, with amino-acid sequence MASELAMSAELPTSPLAIEYVNDFDLMKFEVKKEPAEAERLCHRLPAGSLSSTPLSTPCSSVPSSPSFCAPSPGGQPAPGPPATTAASLGSKQQLEELYWMSGYQHHLNPEALNLTPEDAVEALIGAPHHHHHHHQGYEPFRPQPFGGEELPPAAHHHPGHHHHHHHHLRLEDRFSDDQLVSMSVRELNRQLRGFSKEEVIRLKQKRRTLKNRGYAQSCRYKRVQQRHILENEKCQLQSQVEQLKQEVSRLAKERDLYKEKYEKLAGRGFPREPSPSAAPKATADFFM; translated from the coding sequence ATGGCCTCGGAGCTGGCCATGAGCGCGGAGCTGCCCACGAGCCCCCTCGCCATCGAGTACGTGAACGATTTCGACCTGATGAAGTTCGAGGTGAAGAAGGAGCCGGCGGAGGCGGAGCGGCTGTGCCACCGCCTGCCCGCCGGGTCCCTGTCGTCCACCCCGCTCAGCACGCCCTGCTCCTCCGTGCCTTCCTCGCCCAGCTTCTGCGCTCCCAGCCCCGGCGGGCAAccggcccccggccccccggcTACCACCGCCGCTTCCCTGGGCTCcaaacagcagctggaggagctgtaCTGGATGTCGGGTTACCAGCATCACCTCAACCCCGAAGCTCTCAACCTGACGCCGGAGGACGCGGTGGAGGCGTTGATCGGTGCCcctcaccatcatcatcatcaccaccaAGGGTACGAGCCCTTCCGACCTCAACCCTTCGGGGGCGAGGAGCTGCCGCCGGCCGCCCATCACCATCCCGGCCAccaccatcatcatcaccacCACCTACGCCTGGAGGACCGGTTCTCCGACGATCAGCTGGTGAGTATGTCCGTGCGGGAGCTGAACCGGCAGCTGCGGGGCTTCAGCAAGGAGGAGGTGATCCGCCTCAAGCAGAAGAGGAGGACCTTGAAGAACCGGGGCTACGCTCAATCCTGCCGCTACAAGCGGGTCCAGCAACGGCACATCTTGGAGAACGAGAAATGCCAGCTGCAGAGCCAGGTGGAGCAGCTCAAGCAGGAGGTGTCCCGCTTGGCCAAGGAAAGGGATCtgtacaaagaaaaatatgagaagTTGGCCGGCCGGGGCTTCCCGCGGGAGCCCTCCCCATCCGCCGCCCCGAAAGCCACCGCTGACTTCTTCATGTGA